A segment of the Vicinamibacterales bacterium genome:
CCGTGCTTCGCGCGGATGCGGGCCGCAATCTCCTCGGCGGTCTTCTCTCGAACCTCGAGGTCCAGGTCGAAGCGGCGGTGAAGATAGGTCTCGACGAGGAGCAGTTCATCGGAAGAAATCTCGGTGGGGCCGGAGCCGGACGTGGTACCGGCAGCGCTCGCGCCCGGCCCCACGGAGTAAGGCTTGATGTCTTCTTCGCTCTTGTCGTGAACGACCACGGTGCCGGCGACGTAGTCGCCCAAACGCCGGTGCTGGGTGCTGATCAGCATCGAGATCAGCGCGACGCCGTAGAGCCCTGGGATGCCGTCCACCGCGCGCATCAGATTCCGCGCAATGGACTCGAACGCGTTGATGGGCCGGCCGGTGTCCTTGATCACGCGGATGCCGGCGTAGCGCTTGCCCGGTGTCTGTCCCTTCCAGACGGCCTCGAAGAAGGCGAAGTAGCCCCAGTACAGGCAGAACACGCCGAAGACGACGACGGCAGGGGCGAACGAGCCGAAAACCCCACCGAGCATTCCGCCGAACAGTCCTCCTGTCACCAGCAGAGCCGCGCCCAGCACCAGCGCCAGGAACGCCAGCACTTGCA
Coding sequences within it:
- a CDS encoding RDD family protein, whose protein sequence is MHPTDQLQIDTPEQIALELQLAGIGSRFLAIAIDTLLQVLAFLALVLGAALLVTGGLFGGMLGGVFGSFAPAVVVFGVFCLYWGYFAFFEAVWKGQTPGKRYAGIRVIKDTGRPINAFESIARNLMRAVDGIPGLYGVALISMLISTQHRRLGDYVAGTVVVHDKSEEDIKPYSVGPGASAAGTTSGSGPTEISSDELLLVETYLHRRFDLDLEVREKTAEEIAARIRAKHGVQPDGTPADSFLEAVAQRTRDGARYSKKG